The following coding sequences lie in one candidate division TA06 bacterium genomic window:
- a CDS encoding sodium-translocating pyrophosphatase has protein sequence MENYLIIALLGGIAALAFAYFKAAWASRQDPGDAGMNAIANHIRDGAMAFLKREYKVLVLFVIVVAGLLGWMNARQEGSSALVAFSFAFGAFCSGLSGYFGMKVATKANVRTTQAAKTGLPKALGIAFSGGTVMGMSVVGLGLAGLALLFLLYTKVLNFGTGDEFQLSRLLSVISGFSLGASSIALFARVGGGIYTKAADVGADLVGKVEAGIPEDDPRNPAVIADNVGDNVGDVAGMGADLFESYVGAIVGAMVLGVFYGVNLIMLPLVLAALGIIVSILGTFAVRMKNDGDAQKALNLGTFGAGGLAILLMYPVTKWLVPQAIGFSSNPTGTLTTLTTGGIFGAVVVGLLAGIVIGLLTEYYTSESRYPARSVAKQALTGPATAIIGGLSLGMMSTALPMTCLALAIVAAYRFAGLYGIAIAALGMLSTTGIQLAVDAYGPIADNAGGIAQMSRQGPEVRERTDKLDAVGNTTAAIGKGFAIGSAALTALALFSAFQAAAGIKSIDISRPEVIAGLFMGAMLPFLFSSMALKAVGAAAFDMVAEVRRQFKEIPGLLEGKEGAVADYAKCVDISTAAAIKKMVLPGLLAVVSPVIFGIWNIEALGGLLAGVTVSGVLLAIFMSNSGGAWDNAKKHIEGGAHGGKGSSAHMAAVTGDTVGDPFKDTAGPSLNILIKLMSVVALVIAPFLKSLGK, from the coding sequence ATGGAAAACTACCTGATCATAGCATTGTTGGGGGGCATTGCCGCCCTGGCCTTTGCCTATTTCAAGGCCGCCTGGGCCAGCCGTCAGGATCCGGGGGACGCCGGGATGAACGCCATCGCCAACCACATCCGGGACGGGGCCATGGCCTTCCTGAAACGGGAATACAAGGTGCTGGTCCTTTTTGTGATAGTGGTGGCGGGCCTGCTGGGATGGATGAATGCCCGCCAGGAAGGGTCAAGCGCATTGGTGGCGTTTTCCTTTGCCTTCGGCGCTTTCTGCAGCGGCCTGTCCGGCTATTTCGGGATGAAGGTGGCCACCAAGGCCAACGTCCGGACCACCCAGGCCGCCAAGACCGGACTGCCGAAAGCCTTGGGAATAGCCTTTTCCGGCGGCACCGTGATGGGAATGTCGGTGGTGGGGCTGGGTCTGGCCGGGCTGGCCCTGCTGTTCCTGCTGTATACCAAAGTATTGAATTTTGGAACCGGGGATGAATTCCAGCTCTCCCGCCTGCTGTCGGTGATCTCCGGGTTCTCGCTGGGCGCATCCTCCATCGCCCTGTTCGCCCGGGTGGGCGGGGGCATCTATACCAAGGCCGCCGACGTAGGAGCCGACCTGGTGGGCAAGGTCGAAGCCGGGATCCCCGAGGACGATCCCCGCAACCCGGCGGTAATCGCCGACAACGTTGGCGACAACGTGGGCGACGTGGCTGGGATGGGGGCCGATCTTTTTGAGTCATACGTGGGGGCCATCGTGGGAGCCATGGTGCTGGGCGTGTTCTACGGCGTCAATCTGATTATGCTGCCTTTGGTGCTGGCTGCCCTGGGGATCATCGTTTCCATCCTGGGGACCTTCGCGGTCCGGATGAAGAACGACGGCGATGCCCAGAAAGCCCTGAACCTGGGAACTTTTGGAGCCGGGGGGCTGGCCATCCTTCTAATGTACCCGGTGACCAAATGGCTGGTGCCCCAAGCCATTGGTTTCAGCAGCAATCCCACCGGAACGCTGACCACACTTACCACCGGCGGGATATTCGGGGCGGTAGTGGTGGGCCTGCTGGCCGGCATCGTCATCGGCCTGCTGACCGAATACTATACCTCGGAATCGCGTTACCCGGCCCGCAGCGTGGCCAAGCAGGCCCTGACCGGTCCGGCCACCGCCATCATCGGTGGGCTGTCGCTGGGAATGATGTCCACCGCCCTGCCGATGACCTGTCTGGCCCTGGCCATCGTGGCGGCCTACCGGTTTGCCGGATTATACGGGATCGCCATCGCCGCTCTGGGAATGCTTTCCACCACCGGGATTCAGTTGGCGGTGGATGCCTACGGGCCGATCGCCGACAACGCCGGCGGCATAGCCCAGATGAGCCGCCAGGGGCCTGAGGTCCGGGAGCGCACCGATAAATTAGACGCGGTGGGCAACACCACCGCCGCCATCGGCAAGGGATTTGCCATCGGCTCGGCGGCCCTGACGGCCCTGGCCCTGTTTTCGGCCTTCCAGGCCGCGGCCGGAATCAAAAGCATCGATATCTCCCGGCCCGAGGTCATCGCCGGCCTTTTTATGGGCGCAATGCTGCCCTTTCTGTTCAGTTCCATGGCGCTGAAGGCCGTAGGCGCGGCCGCTTTTGACATGGTGGCCGAGGTCCGCCGCCAGTTCAAGGAGATTCCCGGGCTGCTGGAAGGCAAAGAGGGGGCGGTGGCCGATTACGCCAAGTGCGTGGATATCTCCACCGCGGCGGCCATCAAAAAAATGGTATTGCCCGGACTGCTGGCGGTGGTCTCGCCGGTGATCTTCGGAATCTGGAACATCGAGGCCCTGGGCGGACTGCTGGCCGGGGTCACTGTCAGCGGGGTGCTGCTGGCCATATTCATGTCCAACTCCGGCGGGGCCTGGGACAACGCCAAAAAACACATCGAAGGCGGGGCCCACGGCGGCAAGGGATCCAGCGCCCATATGGCTGCGGTGACGGGCGACACGGTGGGCGATCCCTTCAAGGACACGGCCGGCCCGTCGTTGAACATTTTGATTAAGCTGATGAGCGTGGTGGCACTGGTGATAGC